A DNA window from Niabella yanshanensis contains the following coding sequences:
- a CDS encoding TolC family protein, translated as MTLCFEKWKRRIGLTITGLSCFLGVHLNAQSQTGDTTLQRATLAGIIDYALTHQPGVRQAEINQEITDLQIKNRLADWYPQVNFNYNYQRNFQLPVNIIGGNQVRFGVFNTSALQFTATQNIFNRDALLASRTKGDVRLVAAKQTENARINLVANVSKNFYDLLATDQQRKITDENIAMLSRSLRDARARFDAGVTDKTDYQRATIALNNAMASKKEIEEALNAKEANLKFLINYPGDKELSLMYDSATLEQEIFLDTLQAPAYTRRVEYQQLQAQLRLQEANVRYNKWSYIPTVSANGAYIRNFLNDDFAKLFNQSFPNSYAGLTVGFPIFQGGKRKNNIVIAERQVEQTRLDLINFSNQASSEYKTAMAQYRASMANYQALKENMELAKEVHRIIELQYREGIKTYLELITAQTDLRASQINYFNAVYGLLSSKIDVQRAEGSIQPK; from the coding sequence ATGACTCTTTGTTTTGAGAAATGGAAACGCCGGATCGGTTTAACTATAACCGGCCTCTCCTGTTTTTTGGGTGTTCATTTAAATGCCCAGTCGCAAACTGGTGACACCACCTTACAACGGGCAACCCTGGCAGGTATTATCGATTATGCATTAACCCATCAACCGGGTGTCAGGCAGGCTGAGATCAACCAGGAAATTACTGACCTGCAGATAAAAAATCGCTTGGCAGACTGGTATCCCCAGGTGAACTTCAACTATAATTACCAGCGTAATTTTCAGTTACCTGTTAATATTATTGGTGGTAACCAGGTAAGGTTCGGGGTGTTTAATACCTCCGCCTTACAATTTACGGCTACCCAGAATATCTTCAACCGGGACGCCTTATTAGCGAGCCGGACTAAAGGAGATGTAAGATTAGTGGCCGCCAAACAAACAGAAAATGCCAGGATTAACCTGGTGGCCAATGTTTCCAAGAATTTTTATGACCTGTTGGCAACGGATCAGCAGAGAAAGATTACCGATGAGAATATAGCCATGTTGTCGCGCAGCCTTAGAGATGCGCGCGCCAGGTTTGATGCCGGTGTAACAGATAAAACCGATTATCAGCGGGCTACTATTGCTTTAAACAATGCAATGGCTTCAAAAAAGGAAATTGAGGAAGCATTAAATGCCAAGGAGGCCAATCTTAAATTCCTGATCAATTATCCAGGCGATAAGGAGCTGTCGCTAATGTATGACAGCGCCACTTTGGAGCAGGAAATATTCCTGGATACCTTGCAGGCTCCTGCCTATACACGCAGGGTCGAATACCAGCAGTTGCAGGCGCAGCTTAGGTTACAGGAAGCAAACGTTCGTTATAATAAATGGAGTTATATCCCTACGGTGTCTGCTAACGGGGCTTACATCCGTAATTTTTTAAACGATGATTTTGCAAAACTGTTTAATCAAAGCTTCCCCAATTCTTACGCAGGACTTACAGTAGGTTTTCCCATTTTTCAGGGCGGCAAAAGAAAGAACAATATCGTTATTGCGGAGCGCCAGGTAGAGCAAACCCGCCTGGACCTGATTAATTTTAGCAACCAGGCCAGCAGTGAGTATAAAACAGCTATGGCACAGTATCGGGCCAGTATGGCTAATTACCAGGCTCTGAAAGAAAATATGGAGCTAGCCAAAGAAGTGCATCGTATTATAGAGCTGCAATACAGGGAGGGGATTAAAACCTACCTGGAGCTGATAACAGCGCAAACCGATCTCCGTGCGTCACAGATCAATTATTTCAATGCCGTGTACGGTTTGTTAAGCAGCAAAATAGATGTTCAGAGAGCAGAAGGATCCATTCAACCCAAATAA
- the thrS gene encoding threonine--tRNA ligase yields the protein MIKITLPDGAQKEFEAGITALDVAKSISEGLARNVLAAEVNGVVVDAFKPIDTDASLKLLTWTNDEGKSTFWHSSAHLMAEAIQELFPDTKFAIGPPIERGFYYDIDLGETKITEEDLLKIEKLMKEKASKKSRFERKAVSKADAITYFTEKQDPYKLELIENLQDGSISFYTQGDFTDLCRGPHIPNTGFIKAIKLTNIAGAYWRGDEKNKMLTRIYGVTFPSNKELEEYNIMMEEAKKRDHRKIGKELELFTFSEKVGQGLPMWLPKGAMLRQRLENFLQKAQLEVGYLPVITPHIGNINLYKTSGHYEKYGADSFQAIKTPHEGEEFFLKPMNCPHHCEIYKTSPKSYKDLPVRYAEFGTVYRYEQAGELHGLTRVRGFTQDDAHLFCRPDQVLEEFKKVIDLVLYVFNALGFKDYTAQISLRDKENKTKYIGSDENWEIAENAIRQAASEKGLTTVEVTGEAAFYGPKLDFMVKDALGRSWQLGTVQVDYNLPERFELEYTDSDNTKKRPVMIHRAPFGSMERFVAVLLEHCAGRLPLWLVPTQVKILPISDKYQEYAAQVLTALKKADIRAEIDERQEKIGKKIRDTELQKIPYMLVLGEKEMNEGIVSVRKHGTGDEGAKTIDEFTGSLQQEIKEKTDQQ from the coding sequence ATGATCAAAATAACTTTACCCGACGGCGCGCAAAAAGAGTTTGAAGCAGGTATAACTGCTTTAGACGTGGCAAAGTCGATATCTGAAGGTTTGGCAAGGAATGTTCTCGCAGCAGAAGTGAATGGTGTGGTGGTAGATGCTTTTAAGCCTATTGACACAGATGCCAGCCTGAAATTACTTACATGGACTAATGACGAAGGTAAATCCACCTTCTGGCATTCGTCAGCGCATTTGATGGCAGAGGCGATACAGGAATTATTTCCCGATACCAAATTTGCGATTGGTCCGCCCATCGAAAGAGGATTTTACTATGATATTGACCTGGGGGAGACCAAAATAACAGAAGAAGACCTCCTGAAGATCGAAAAATTAATGAAGGAGAAGGCTTCAAAAAAATCCAGGTTTGAGCGGAAAGCAGTTTCAAAGGCAGATGCTATCACGTACTTTACCGAGAAGCAGGACCCCTATAAGCTGGAGCTGATTGAAAACCTGCAGGACGGGAGCATCAGTTTTTATACACAGGGAGACTTCACCGATTTATGCCGGGGACCTCATATTCCCAATACGGGCTTTATTAAGGCTATCAAGCTAACCAATATTGCGGGAGCTTACTGGCGTGGTGATGAGAAAAACAAGATGTTGACGCGAATCTATGGTGTTACATTCCCTTCCAATAAAGAACTGGAAGAATATAATATCATGATGGAAGAGGCAAAGAAACGCGACCACAGGAAAATAGGAAAGGAATTGGAGCTGTTTACTTTTTCTGAGAAAGTGGGACAGGGTTTACCGATGTGGCTGCCTAAGGGCGCTATGCTGCGTCAGCGTTTGGAGAACTTTCTACAGAAAGCTCAGCTGGAGGTGGGGTATTTGCCGGTGATTACGCCACATATCGGTAATATTAATTTGTATAAAACTTCCGGACACTATGAGAAATATGGAGCCGATAGTTTTCAGGCTATAAAAACTCCGCATGAAGGGGAGGAGTTTTTCTTAAAGCCCATGAATTGCCCGCATCACTGCGAAATATATAAAACCTCTCCTAAGTCGTATAAAGATTTACCGGTTCGTTATGCAGAGTTTGGTACGGTGTATCGCTACGAGCAGGCAGGTGAATTACATGGCTTAACCCGGGTGCGTGGTTTTACGCAGGACGACGCGCATTTATTTTGCCGTCCCGACCAGGTACTGGAAGAGTTTAAAAAAGTGATCGACCTGGTATTGTATGTATTTAATGCCCTGGGCTTTAAAGATTATACTGCACAGATTTCGCTACGCGATAAAGAAAACAAGACCAAGTATATCGGATCGGATGAAAACTGGGAAATAGCAGAAAACGCCATTCGCCAGGCTGCTTCGGAAAAAGGGTTGACCACTGTTGAAGTAACCGGCGAAGCAGCGTTTTACGGTCCAAAGCTTGACTTTATGGTAAAAGATGCATTGGGCAGAAGCTGGCAGTTAGGCACCGTACAGGTAGATTATAACCTGCCTGAACGTTTTGAACTGGAATACACTGATAGCGATAATACCAAAAAACGCCCTGTGATGATCCATCGGGCACCTTTTGGTAGCATGGAGCGTTTTGTGGCGGTGTTATTAGAGCATTGTGCAGGCAGACTGCCCCTGTGGCTGGTGCCCACCCAGGTGAAAATTTTACCTATTTCTGATAAGTACCAGGAGTATGCGGCGCAGGTGCTGACTGCCCTTAAAAAAGCAGATATCAGGGCAGAGATAGATGAACGCCAGGAAAAAATTGGTAAGAAGATACGGGATACTGAGCTGCAAAAAATACCTTACATGCTGGTGTTGGGTGAAAAGGAAATGAATGAGGGTATTGTGTCTGTGCGTAAACATGGTACCGGTGATGAAGGCGCTAAAACGATAGACGAATTTACAGGAAGCCTGCAACAGGAGATAAAAGAAAAGACCGATCAACAATAA
- a CDS encoding outer membrane beta-barrel protein — MKFSYIMAGLLSMSLASQAQQGWAVSDKVMIGHSWTVGNRVSEDMKYAFHPTVQFGRTAMYNFNSSVGIGLGTFFSTEGVRFKVDEGAVDRFEQRMNYIRIPLGAMFTFGDPASKVRPRLGIGGSVGFLVGGKTYGLSNEDAIIGLKTTKAMSTKVDAGANASLGFSVRVADGFLINHDINYYHGLVTNEYAADIFNAASFTHRNIGLSMGFNITGDAMKRWKGKMKGMHHN; from the coding sequence ATGAAATTTTCTTATATCATGGCCGGTCTGCTAAGTATGTCTCTGGCCAGCCAGGCACAGCAAGGCTGGGCTGTTAGCGATAAAGTGATGATAGGTCATAGCTGGACAGTAGGTAACCGTGTTAGCGAAGATATGAAGTATGCCTTCCATCCCACCGTTCAGTTTGGCCGTACCGCTATGTATAATTTCAATAGCAGCGTAGGTATTGGCCTTGGCACATTCTTTAGTACGGAGGGCGTACGTTTTAAAGTGGATGAAGGTGCCGTTGACCGCTTTGAGCAGCGCATGAATTATATCCGTATCCCGCTGGGCGCCATGTTTACATTTGGTGATCCGGCCAGCAAAGTAAGGCCACGCCTGGGCATTGGCGGTTCCGTTGGCTTCCTCGTAGGTGGTAAAACTTACGGCTTATCAAACGAGGATGCTATCATTGGCCTGAAAACAACAAAAGCGATGAGCACTAAAGTTGACGCCGGTGCCAACGCTTCACTCGGGTTCAGCGTACGGGTGGCAGACGGCTTCCTGATCAACCACGATATTAATTATTACCATGGGCTTGTTACCAATGAATATGCAGCAGATATCTTTAATGCCGCTTCTTTCACCCATCGGAATATAGGATTAAGTATGGGCTTCAACATTACCGGCGACGCCATGAAAAGATGGAAAGGCAAAATGAAGGGTATGCATCACAACTAA
- a CDS encoding sensor histidine kinase, with protein sequence MVLRLLLSFALLVAMCNTGHSQHFIFNRLSITDGLLSNNILTVAQDQRGYIWLGTENGLQRYDGTRFRTIWNERADQILTGNDGLLWVRSGKRIGRINPGNFTFTPTPYEGSNEVYGNSGMWLKKDASGRVFLLITGKSCQYYSEKSGGFSQANNPFSIPASLKIKDVVEDRDQSRYWIISGNDFGYWDRQTRQYYNLSNNGQADHLLYTMAAYAPVASFFIDDQKRYWIQTGSKSNATFLCYNSALNRFTSDTSGLNGMGAGSYFEVYGFKQLKEAAPAVYGLNCFGIYNDHRFNEIKTPANNPYGIQFNSVEDLLQSDDGTVWVATDNGLYFTSSVRRNIHILFSQEKGRASISSLFEDSYNNIWVGTWGRGTFLLNNPQKSQGVMVLKAINDLDAYTKLVWTICEDKSKQVWIGCQEGRLAQYDPETKRAILHKLKIFNNSAIRQIIKDEEGLLWLGLQDGRLLTYNPSTPAVNSSFREILSLNGLINRMGFINNHQLWIAVHNKGICIADIKTGKLVQSITVDQGQPSFIANTKELLTFNDTLCLIAGEKLGILNPQKFKINYSNLPGSQLPGSIFTLQKDQYGNCWAGGSSGIYKLNMASRTITRLTQQDGLITIHNNSYVPERSMQLRNGWLAFGGNQHLVLFNPAEYNNSMVPPSVNITGFQLNGRYLPEDSLTALNTINIPYEHRVFSIEFAAINFMQKGRLIYEYKLEGLNDEWISLTTPTSINYNFLPHGHYRFLVRAKNELGQYSPTITSLRIYIAPPFWKTAWFYILVGLAIVSLLFYLHRLRLQKLLHIEKVRSRLARDLHDDMGSTLSTINILSNMALQQPSIDEAKSKAYMSTISTSTSQMMEAMDDIVWSINPVNDNIAKMVARMKETAGAVLEPKQIDYRFEIAPSVTDVHLSMEARREVFLIFKEAINNIVKYAAATLVTLTFKRKGPNLLLTIEDNGIGFEMAVPGSTVRGNGLKNMQKRAAALKGQLSINSQPGSGTSLKLVMPIA encoded by the coding sequence ATGGTCCTCCGGCTGCTGTTATCTTTCGCATTACTGGTTGCTATGTGCAATACAGGGCATTCGCAACATTTTATTTTCAACCGCTTATCAATAACTGACGGGCTCCTTTCTAACAATATACTCACTGTAGCACAGGACCAACGCGGATATATCTGGTTGGGAACAGAAAACGGTCTGCAGCGATATGATGGAACACGGTTCAGAACAATTTGGAATGAGCGCGCAGATCAGATATTGACTGGAAACGACGGCCTGCTTTGGGTGCGGTCGGGCAAACGAATAGGGAGGATCAACCCTGGTAATTTCACGTTCACACCAACCCCCTACGAAGGCAGCAACGAGGTTTATGGCAACTCGGGAATGTGGCTAAAGAAGGATGCTTCCGGAAGGGTTTTTCTGTTGATAACAGGCAAAAGCTGCCAGTATTACAGCGAAAAGAGCGGCGGCTTTTCCCAGGCTAATAATCCGTTTTCAATACCGGCGAGCTTGAAAATAAAAGATGTTGTTGAGGACAGGGACCAGAGTAGGTATTGGATCATTTCCGGAAATGATTTTGGCTACTGGGATCGGCAAACGCGCCAATACTATAACCTTTCGAACAACGGCCAGGCCGATCACCTGCTCTATACAATGGCTGCATATGCACCTGTGGCCAGCTTTTTTATCGATGATCAAAAACGATACTGGATCCAAACCGGCAGTAAATCAAACGCCACCTTTCTTTGTTATAACAGTGCACTAAACCGGTTCACAAGTGACACTTCGGGCCTCAATGGCATGGGAGCCGGAAGCTATTTTGAAGTGTATGGTTTTAAGCAACTGAAAGAGGCAGCTCCCGCTGTATATGGCTTGAACTGTTTTGGCATCTACAATGACCACCGTTTTAATGAGATCAAAACTCCCGCCAACAACCCTTATGGCATTCAATTCAATTCGGTGGAAGACCTGCTTCAAAGCGACGACGGTACAGTATGGGTAGCAACAGATAACGGCCTTTATTTTACCAGCAGCGTGCGTCGTAATATTCACATATTATTTAGCCAGGAAAAGGGGCGGGCCTCTATCAGCAGCCTTTTCGAGGACAGCTACAACAATATTTGGGTTGGCACCTGGGGGCGGGGAACTTTTCTTTTGAACAATCCCCAAAAGAGCCAGGGAGTTATGGTTCTTAAGGCTATAAATGATCTGGATGCTTATACAAAGCTGGTTTGGACTATTTGTGAAGATAAAAGCAAGCAGGTATGGATAGGCTGTCAGGAAGGTCGGCTGGCACAGTATGATCCCGAAACAAAACGCGCTATCCTTCATAAGCTTAAAATATTTAACAACAGTGCTATCCGGCAAATAATAAAAGATGAAGAAGGACTGCTATGGCTGGGACTGCAGGATGGCAGGCTGTTAACTTACAACCCCTCCACACCTGCCGTCAATAGTTCGTTTCGGGAAATACTTTCTTTAAACGGCCTGATAAACCGGATGGGTTTTATCAATAACCATCAGTTATGGATTGCTGTTCATAACAAAGGGATTTGTATTGCTGATATAAAAACGGGAAAACTGGTTCAGTCGATAACCGTCGATCAGGGGCAGCCATCGTTTATTGCAAATACCAAAGAGCTACTAACTTTTAATGATACATTGTGTTTGATCGCCGGGGAAAAATTAGGAATTTTGAATCCGCAGAAGTTCAAGATAAATTACAGCAACTTGCCCGGCAGCCAATTGCCCGGAAGCATATTTACCCTCCAAAAAGACCAGTATGGAAACTGCTGGGCGGGAGGCAGCAGCGGTATTTACAAGTTGAATATGGCTAGCCGGACGATTACAAGACTTACACAACAAGATGGTCTTATTACCATTCACAACAACAGCTATGTTCCCGAAAGAAGCATGCAGTTGCGAAATGGCTGGCTGGCGTTTGGAGGTAACCAGCACCTGGTATTATTCAACCCGGCTGAATACAATAATTCCATGGTTCCTCCGTCTGTAAACATTACGGGATTTCAGTTAAACGGAAGGTATCTCCCCGAAGATTCTCTAACAGCGTTAAATACCATTAACATCCCTTACGAACACAGGGTTTTCAGCATTGAGTTTGCTGCTATTAACTTTATGCAAAAAGGCAGGCTGATATACGAATACAAACTGGAAGGATTAAACGACGAATGGATCTCTTTAACAACGCCCACATCAATCAACTACAACTTTTTACCCCATGGTCATTACCGCTTCCTGGTAAGGGCTAAAAACGAGCTGGGACAGTACTCCCCTACCATAACCTCATTGCGCATCTACATAGCGCCTCCTTTCTGGAAAACAGCATGGTTTTATATCCTGGTCGGACTAGCTATTGTATCCCTGTTATTCTACCTGCACCGTTTAAGATTACAAAAATTACTTCATATTGAAAAAGTAAGAAGCCGCCTGGCCAGGGACTTGCATGACGATATGGGCTCCACCCTCAGTACTATTAATATCCTCAGCAATATGGCCTTGCAGCAACCATCGATCGATGAAGCCAAAAGCAAAGCTTATATGAGCACCATTAGCACCAGCACCTCCCAAATGATGGAAGCTATGGACGATATCGTGTGGAGTATCAATCCTGTTAACGACAATATTGCAAAAATGGTGGCCCGTATGAAAGAGACAGCTGGCGCTGTACTGGAACCCAAACAGATTGACTATCGCTTCGAAATCGCGCCGTCTGTAACAGACGTTCATCTTTCGATGGAAGCCAGGCGCGAAGTATTCCTGATATTCAAAGAAGCTATTAATAACATTGTAAAGTATGCGGCAGCAACTCTTGTAACCTTAACTTTTAAAAGGAAAGGCCCGAACCTTTTGCTCACCATTGAAGATAATGGTATCGGATTCGAAATGGCGGTTCCCGGCTCGACAGTTAGAGGCAATGGTTTAAAGAATATGCAAAAGAGGGCAGCCGCGCTGAAAGGGCAATTATCGATCAACTCTCAGCCGGGAAGCGGCACTTCCTTAAAACTGGTAATGCCCATCGCATAA
- a CDS encoding response regulator transcription factor — protein MIKVLLYDDSDQFREAIALLLGGSDGFEVVGSLNNCETAAADISVLEPDVILMDIDMPGATGIDGVKMIRKKNDRVKIIMLTVFDNNQNIYDAIRFGANGYVLKKSAPDAIIHAIKDVFEGGAPMNSSIATQVLQMFAGMSPATQNYGLSEKEKAVLQSLVDGNSYKMVAAALHISIDTVRTHIRNIYEKLQVNSKSAAVAKALKDRIL, from the coding sequence ATGATAAAAGTATTATTATACGACGACTCAGATCAGTTTCGCGAAGCCATAGCCTTGTTGCTCGGCGGCTCGGACGGTTTTGAAGTGGTGGGTAGCCTCAACAATTGTGAAACCGCGGCAGCAGACATAAGTGTGTTAGAACCTGATGTCATTCTAATGGATATTGATATGCCAGGCGCCACCGGTATAGACGGCGTGAAGATGATCAGGAAGAAAAACGATAGGGTCAAAATTATTATGCTGACGGTGTTTGATAATAACCAGAATATTTACGATGCAATCCGTTTTGGCGCCAACGGTTATGTATTAAAAAAGTCTGCTCCCGATGCCATTATCCATGCTATTAAAGATGTATTTGAAGGTGGTGCTCCCATGAACTCGTCCATTGCAACGCAGGTTTTACAAATGTTTGCAGGTATGTCTCCGGCTACTCAAAATTATGGCCTCTCAGAAAAAGAAAAAGCCGTGTTACAATCGCTGGTGGATGGGAATAGCTATAAAATGGTAGCTGCTGCGCTACATATATCCATTGACACTGTTCGTACGCACATTCGCAATATCTACGAAAAACTGCAGGTCAATTCAAAAAGCGCGGCGGTGGCCAAAGCCCTGAAAGACCGCATCCTCTAA
- a CDS encoding serine hydrolase domain-containing protein, producing MKDLTTILALAICLVYQSCEKHDRPVKNQNQLKEDVAALINTRTQKLSFKAPIAWALLQSGTVISSYQQGFEIPDGNTAVSDESLFLLASASKMITSVMVMKAAEEGKIQLKAKASDYVSELPAAWETITISQLLSHTDGMADVTDNENYKALSPAVTEGLDRWKYLTYAAAPPVYFKAGTQSRYGQTGFVLLSLILEEVYEMPYETLIAQKIFMPLGMLRTHFFTESDVIGNYKPQVFEPAGNSFTKVTPPYVYADFATAGICTNMKDMIRFISALQKNELLNAQSFKRLYTPIEGKSGFALGWQFQHKDGQLMTGHTGGWSVVVMHFPATNATSIFLSSVADESILNTGYQVAEKALAFTRQ from the coding sequence ATGAAAGATTTAACAACCATCCTGGCATTAGCCATATGCCTGGTTTATCAATCCTGCGAGAAACACGACCGGCCGGTCAAAAACCAAAATCAACTAAAGGAGGATGTTGCAGCGTTAATCAACACACGTACACAAAAATTATCCTTCAAAGCCCCTATTGCCTGGGCACTCCTGCAGAGCGGGACAGTTATAAGCAGCTACCAACAGGGATTTGAAATACCGGACGGTAATACAGCAGTATCAGACGAAAGCCTTTTCTTGCTGGCTTCTGCATCTAAAATGATCACGAGCGTAATGGTAATGAAAGCTGCTGAAGAAGGGAAGATACAGCTCAAGGCTAAAGCATCTGATTATGTGAGCGAGTTGCCCGCGGCCTGGGAAACTATTACGATCAGCCAACTCCTATCCCATACCGATGGTATGGCCGATGTAACAGATAATGAAAACTACAAGGCACTTTCTCCGGCTGTGACAGAAGGTTTAGACCGTTGGAAATACCTGACTTATGCCGCAGCGCCGCCGGTATACTTTAAAGCCGGAACACAAAGCCGTTATGGTCAAACCGGATTTGTACTGCTTTCGCTTATACTGGAAGAGGTTTATGAAATGCCTTATGAAACTTTGATAGCACAAAAGATCTTTATGCCATTGGGTATGCTTCGTACCCATTTCTTTACGGAGAGTGATGTCATAGGTAACTATAAACCGCAGGTATTTGAACCCGCAGGCAATAGCTTTACGAAAGTTACTCCCCCTTATGTATATGCCGACTTTGCAACCGCAGGTATTTGTACCAATATGAAGGACATGATCCGTTTCATTAGTGCGCTCCAAAAAAACGAATTACTGAACGCTCAAAGTTTCAAGCGGCTGTATACACCTATAGAGGGGAAATCCGGTTTTGCATTGGGTTGGCAGTTTCAACATAAAGATGGACAATTAATGACGGGTCACACCGGCGGCTGGTCGGTAGTAGTGATGCATTTCCCGGCTACCAATGCTACCAGTATTTTCTTGTCCTCAGTAGCAGACGAATCGATTTTAAATACCGGCTACCAGGTAGCAGAAAAGGCCCTCGCATTCACCCGGCAATAA